Below is a genomic region from Halostella litorea.
CTCGAGGGCGGGCACGTGGTCGCGGCGCGTGGCCGTGCTCCCGGAACGAGCCGCGGCGAACTGGTCTTTACGACAGCGTACACCGGGTACGAGGAGAGCCTGACCGACCCCTCCTACGAGGAGCAGGTGCTCACCTTCTCCTACCCCCTGATCGGGAACTACGGCGTGCGGGAGGACCGCTTCGAGTCCGACCGCGTCCACCCCCGAGCCGTCGTCGCCCGCGAACTCACCGACGACGTCGCCGAGTGGCTCGCCGATGAGGGCGTCCCCGCGGTCGACCACATCGACACGCGCGACCTCGTGACCGACATCCGCGAGGGCGGCGCGATGAAGTGCGGCATCGCCGTCGGCGACGACGTGACCGAGGAGGACGCGCTGGCCGAACTGGAGGCCTGCAAGGCCATGAGCGAACACGAGGACATCGGCGCGCAGGTCAGCGTCGCCGAGCCCACCGTCCACGAGGGCGACCCCGACGGCACGTACGCCGACGCCGACGTCGCCTTGGTCGACTGCGGCGCGAAGGGCTCCATCGTCGACTCGCTAGTCGCCCGCGGCGCGGACGTCCACGTCCTACCGTACGACGCGACCGAGTCCGACGTCGCAGCCGTCGACCCGGATCTCCTCTTCATCTCGAACGGCCCCGGCGACCCGGCGAACTTCGAGGCCGCCGAGGAACTCGTCGACACCCTCGTCGGCGAGGTGCCCATCGCCGGCATCTGCCTCGGCCAGCAGGTCGTCGCCCGCGCGCTCGGCGGCACGACGGAGAAGATGGACTTCGGCCACCGCGGCGTCAACCAGCCCGTCCGCGACCTGAAGACGAACCGCGTGGTGATGACCACGCAGAACCACGGGTACACGGTCGGCGACCCCGGCGACGTCCTCGACGTGACGCAGATCAACGTCAACGACGACACGCCGGAGGGCCTCGACAGCGACGAACTCGGCGTCATCACCCGCCAGTACCACCCCGAGGCCAACCCCGGACCGAACGACTCGCTGGACTTCTTCGACGACGTGCTGGGGCTGACGGAGAGCCGGACGACGGCGGCTCCAGCCGACGACTGATCGGTCGAGCGTTCCATCGCGAGACTGCGGTCGTCGGCTGAGATTGGTCGACGACTGATCGGTCGTCCACGCGAGCGACGCGAGCGTGGGCTCGTCGGACTCTCGGTCCGACGGTGAGCGTTTCATCGGGAGACTGCGGTCGTCGGCTGGGATCGGCCGACGACGCCGCCCTTCTGACACACTCCCAGCAACGCGTC
It encodes:
- the carA gene encoding glutamine-hydrolyzing carbamoyl-phosphate synthase small subunit, translating into MDAYVALEGGHVVAARGRAPGTSRGELVFTTAYTGYEESLTDPSYEEQVLTFSYPLIGNYGVREDRFESDRVHPRAVVARELTDDVAEWLADEGVPAVDHIDTRDLVTDIREGGAMKCGIAVGDDVTEEDALAELEACKAMSEHEDIGAQVSVAEPTVHEGDPDGTYADADVALVDCGAKGSIVDSLVARGADVHVLPYDATESDVAAVDPDLLFISNGPGDPANFEAAEELVDTLVGEVPIAGICLGQQVVARALGGTTEKMDFGHRGVNQPVRDLKTNRVVMTTQNHGYTVGDPGDVLDVTQINVNDDTPEGLDSDELGVITRQYHPEANPGPNDSLDFFDDVLGLTESRTTAAPADD